Part of the Roseomonas sp. OT10 genome, TCCGAGGCCTCGCTCGTCGCCCAGGCCGGCGGCGGGCGCCCGGTGGATGATTCCATCCGCCGCGTGGTGGACGAGGAGAGCCTGCGCCTCGACCGCCCGAACCGCAGCCTGACCGACCGGCTGATGTTCTGGCAGGACCCGCCGCCGCCCGGCACCGCCCTCGATCCGCAGCGCGAGAGCCAGCGCCTGCGGGAGAACGCCGCCCTCGGCCGCTCGCCGGGGGATGGCGAGACGCCGGTGATCCAGCGGCGCCAGCCCGGCCTGTTCGAACGGCTGTTCTGACCCGCCCCTGACCTCCCGGCCGCCGCTCCCGCCGCCTATGCTGGCGGGGCGGAACACCGGGAGCGGGACATGCGCGTGATCGTCGTGGGCGCCGGAATACTGGGCGCCAGCGCCGCCTATCACCTGGCCAGGGCCGGGGCGAAGGTCGTGCTGCTGGATGACGCGCGGGAGGGCCGGGCCACCGCCGCCGGGGCGGGGATCGTCTGCCCCTGGGCCTCCGCCAACGAGGACCCCGACTGGTACGCCATCGCCGCCGGCGGCGCGCGCTTCTACCCCGGGCTGGTGCAGGCGCTGGCCGATCTCGGCGAGGCCGACCTCGGCTACCGCCGCGTCGGCGCCCTCTGCGCCCCGGGGGACGAGGATTCGCTGGAGATCGTCGAGGCCCGGCTGCGCGCCCGTGCCGTCGAGGCCCCCGAGGCCGGCGAGATCACCCGCCTGCCGCCCGAAGAGGCGCGCGCCCTCTTCCCCGCCCTGCACCCCGACCGCGCCGCGATCCATGTCGCCGGCGGCGCCCGGCTGGACGGCCGCCGGCTGGCCGCGGCGCTGCGCCGCGCCGCCGTCCACCACGGCGCCATCGAGGGTGGCGAGGCCACGGCCCTGACCGCCTGGGGCGAGCGGGTGACCGGTGTGCGCGTCGAGGAAGGCCCGGTCTTCGAGGCCGACGCCGTGCTGCTCGCCGCCGGGGCCTGGGCGCCGCCGCTGCTGGCGCCGCTCGGGCTGCGGCTGGACGTGCCGCCGCAGCGCGGGCAGATCGCGCACCTCGCCCTGCCCGGCCAGGACACGTCGCACTGGCCCGTGCTGCTGCCCGGCACCAGTCACTACCTGCTGGCCTTCGACGATTCCCGCGTGGTGGTCGGCGCGACGCGTGAGACCGGCTCGGGCTTCGACCACCGCCTCACCGCCGCCGGCGTCCACGAGGTGCTGGGCCAGGCCCTCGCCGTCGCCCCCGGGCTGGGCCACGCGACGCTGCTGGAGGTGCGGATCGGCTTCCGGCCGATGAGCCCGGACGGCAAGCCCCTCCTCGGCCCGGTGCCGTCGCGTCCGGGACTGTGGATCGGCAATGGCCTGGGGCCGAACGGGCTGACCCAGGGCCCCTTCGCCGGGGCGCTGCTGGCGGACGCCATCCTGGGCCGGCCGACAGCGCTGGGCCTCGCCGCCTACGACCCGATGCGCGCGATGCGCTGAGGCACGTCGCGCCCGTGACCCTCAGAGAGAGCCCCGTCCCCCCCTACGACGGACGGCGCGATGCCCTGATCCGTGCCAACTCGAGGTGCAGCCCGTTCCCCGGGGACAAGGCTCCGCCTCGCCCCCGTACCCCCACTCCGCCAGGACCCTGCGGGCCCTGGACCCGATCAGTGCTGCCGCGGGACAGCCTGCGACGGGGTCGAGGCGCCGAGGAGCCAGGCTCCTCGGCGGGACCGGCCGCCGCTCTCGCGGACGCCCTCTGAAGCTTTTTCAGAGTCCCCCCCTGTCCACGCGTCGTCAGGGTTCAGCCCGCAGGCTGACGCCACCATACGGAACCAATTCCCAGCGGGGTCCGGGGCCCGCTTGTGGCCCCGGCGGAGGGGGGTCCGGGGGCGAGGCAGCGCCTCCCCCCGGTCCGGCGCCCGAACCCACCTTATGGCGCGGCCTCCTCGCCCCGCCGCAGCACCAGCATCCGCGCCGCGCCGTGGGCGCGTTCGGCCAGGAGGTCCCAGCCAGGGAGTGCCGGTGGCGCTTCGGCCTTGCCGAGTTCCAGGCAGGCGACCGCGCCCGGCGCCACCCAGCCGGCGCGTTCCAGCGCGGGCAGGGCGGCGGCGGTGAGGTCCTGGCCATAGGGCGGGTCGAGGAAGAGCAGGCCGCAGGGGGCATCGGCGCGAGGGGGCTTGCGGGCATCCACCGCCAGCACCCGCGCCTCCGCCCCCAGCGCGGCGAGGTTGGCGCGCAGCGCGGCCAGGGCTGCGCGGTCGTTCTCCAGGAAGGTGGCGCGGGCGGCGCCGCGGGAGAGCGCCTCCAGCCCGAAGGCGCCCGTGCCGGCGAAGGCGTCCAGCACCACGGCGCCCTCCACCAGATCGCGCCCGCCCCAGGGCGCGTGCCAGAGCATGTCGAACAGTGCTTGGCGCACGCGCTCCGCGGTGGGGCGGGTGGAGGGGCCGGGCGGTGCCTGCAGGGCGCGGCCGCGCCAGCGCCCGGCGATGATCCTCACGCCGGGATCGGCTGCAGGACCCGGCGCTCCCGCGACGCGAGGCGGTCCAGCGCGTCGCCCAGCACCAGCGCGCGGAAATGCGGCGCCTGCTGGTGGGCGAGGAAGGCCGCCTCGTCGTCATAGACCTCGTAGATGACGAAGCGGTGGTCGTCCGCCGCGTCGCGGTGCGCGACGTACTGGCGGCAGCCGGGCTCGTCCCGCCGCACCGCCTCGGCCACGCGCGCGAGGAGGGAGGCGACGGCCTCCGCCTCGCCGGGCCTGGCCTGCCACAGGGCAAGGATGACGTAGCCGCCGGCCATGGCGCTCACTCCTTCATCTTCCGCTTGGCCCCCCAGGGGGTGCGGTAGGGATCGCCCGCCGAGCGGGCGCGCGGCGGGCGGGCGCGCTTCTCCGCGGGCCCGGCGGGCTCCTCCTCCCCGGCCGTCCGGTCGCGGCCGCGCACCACGCGGGGCGGGGCGTCGAGGCCGAGCTGGTCGCGCATGACCTTGGCGTTGACCTCCTCCACCGCGCCCTTGGGCAGGTTGCCGAGTTGGAAGGGGCCATAGGCCGTGCGGATCAGCCGCGTCACCTGAAGGCCGAGATGGGCCAGCACGCGGCGGACCTCGCGGTTCTTGCCCTCGTGCAGCGCCACCGTCAGCCAGGCATTGGTGCCCTGGCGGGAATCCAGCCCGGCCTGGATCGGGCCATAGGCCACGCCCTCCACCGTGACGCCGCGCGCGAGCTTCGCCAGCGCCGCCTCGTCCACCCGGCCATGGACGCGGGCGCGGTAGCGGCGGATCCAGCCGTTGGCGGGCAGCTCCAGCTTCCGCGCCAGCGCACCGTCATTGGTCAGCAGCAGCAGCCCCTCGCTGGTCAGGTCCAGCCGCCCGACCGAGATCAGCCGCGGCAGGCCGGGGGGCAGGCGCTCGAAGACCGTCGGCCGGCCCTGCGGGTCCTTGTGCGTGGTGACGAGGCCGTCCGGCTTGTGGTGGCGGAACAGCCGGGTGCGCTCCGGCGCGGCGACCGGCCGGCCGTCCACCGTCACCGCGTCGCCCGGCTGGAGGAAGGTGGCGGGGGTGGCGACGACCCGGCCCGCCATCTTCACCCTTCCCTCGGCGATCAGCGCCTCGGCGGCGCGGCGGCTGGCGATGCCGGCGCGGGCCAGGAAGCGGGCGATGCGCTCGCCGCGCGCGGGGTCCTCCGCCTCCTCCTCGCCGGCCGGTTCGCCGGGGCCATCGCCCAGGGGGACGTCGGACACGGTCTGCGCGGCGGCGAGGCTGGCGGCCTCCTCGGTCCGGGGCATGGCAGGGGCGGGGCGTCGCGGCGCACGCGGCTTCGCGGCGGGGCGCGGCGGATCGAGATGCTCTACCGCCGTCTGCGCGGCGGCGAGGCTCGCGGCCTCCTGTGGCGGCGGGGCGGGGGGCTCGGCGCCGCGCGGCGAATCCACCGGGGCCTGTGCCGTGGCGAGGGCCTCCGCCCCCGCCTTCGGGCGCCGACGGCGGGGCTTGGCGGGATCGGCCGGGTCGCTCATGCCGGCACCGCCTCGCCCCGCTTCGCCACGCCCGCGGCCGTGGCGCCAGGCATGGAGGCGCGGCAGGCAGCGACGAAGGCGGCGAGGATGTCGCCGTCGCGCGGGTCCACCCCGTATTCCGGATGCCACTGCACACCCAGGCAGAAGCGGTAGCCGGGGTGCTCGATCGCCTCCACCACCCCGTCCGGCGCGGTGCCGGAGACGATCGCGCCGCGCCCCGGCCGGGCCACCGCCTGGTGGTGCGCGCTGTTCACCGACAGCGTCGCGGCCCCCCCGGTCACGCGGGCGAGCAGCGTGCCCGGCTCCACGCGCACTTCGTGGCCCGGCTCCGTGCGGGGATTGGGCTGCTCGTGCGCCAGCGCGTCGGGAATGCTGTCCGGGATGTGCTGGATCAGCGTGCCGCCGAGCGCCACGGCAAGAAGCTGCTCGCCGCCGCAGATGCCCAGCACGGGGATGTCGCGCGCGAGCGCGCCGCGCAGGACCGCCAGTTCGAACGCCGTCCGGGTCTCCTTCAGCGTCACCGTCGCATGCCGCTCCGCCGCGCCGTAGAGCGCCGGGTCCACGTCGAAGGCGCCGCCCGTGACCACGAGCCCGTCGAGCCGGTCGAGGTAGGCGTCCGCCAGTTCGGGAAGGTGCGGCAGGGCGATGGGCAGCCCGCCGGCCGCCGCGATGGCCGAGAGGTAGTTCTGGCGGATGGCGTACCAGGGCAGCTTCGACCAGCCGCCGGCCTCCTCCGCATCCAGGGTCAGGCCGATCAGGGGGGGCCGATCAGAAGGGGGCGAGGTCATCCTGGTTTGGTAGGCGGGTGATGGGCGGCGGGCAAGCGGGACACAGGGCCCGCCGGCGGGTGGCTGACGCGGACGCCGCTCTCCGGCCGCGTCGCAGCATGGGAGGAACCTCTCCTTGCGGAACCGGCGCCTGCGATGGGCGTCGTTGCTTATGTGGCATAGCAGATCGTCACGCCCACGCGGCCCAAGCAAGCACCGCCGCGCACCGCGCGGGTCAGGCGCCGTCCCGGATGTCACCCCGGATGTCACCCTGGGCCTCGTAGGCCCGCCTTGCCGCGACGATCCGGCGGTGATGCGTGTCGGCCCATCGCACCAGCCCCCGCATCGGGTCGAGGAAGGAGCGGCCCAGCTCCGTCAGCGCGTAGTCCACGCGCGGCGGCACCTCCGCGAAGACGGTGCGGCGGACGAAGCCGTCCTGCTCCAGCCGGCGCAGAGTGCGCGACAGCATCTGCTTCGAGATGTCGCCGATCCCGCGCAGCAACTCGTTGAAGCGGCGCGTGCCG contains:
- a CDS encoding gamma-glutamyl-gamma-aminobutyrate hydrolase family protein — encoded protein: MTSPPSDRPPLIGLTLDAEEAGGWSKLPWYAIRQNYLSAIAAAGGLPIALPHLPELADAYLDRLDGLVVTGGAFDVDPALYGAAERHATVTLKETRTAFELAVLRGALARDIPVLGICGGEQLLAVALGGTLIQHIPDSIPDALAHEQPNPRTEPGHEVRVEPGTLLARVTGGAATLSVNSAHHQAVARPGRGAIVSGTAPDGVVEAIEHPGYRFCLGVQWHPEYGVDPRDGDILAAFVAACRASMPGATAAGVAKRGEAVPA
- a CDS encoding NAD(P)/FAD-dependent oxidoreductase; protein product: MRVIVVGAGILGASAAYHLARAGAKVVLLDDAREGRATAAGAGIVCPWASANEDPDWYAIAAGGARFYPGLVQALADLGEADLGYRRVGALCAPGDEDSLEIVEARLRARAVEAPEAGEITRLPPEEARALFPALHPDRAAIHVAGGARLDGRRLAAALRRAAVHHGAIEGGEATALTAWGERVTGVRVEEGPVFEADAVLLAAGAWAPPLLAPLGLRLDVPPQRGQIAHLALPGQDTSHWPVLLPGTSHYLLAFDDSRVVVGATRETGSGFDHRLTAAGVHEVLGQALAVAPGLGHATLLEVRIGFRPMSPDGKPLLGPVPSRPGLWIGNGLGPNGLTQGPFAGALLADAILGRPTALGLAAYDPMRAMR
- a CDS encoding winged helix-turn-helix transcriptional regulator, whose product is MTEPEPPPGQPCPIRDVLDRIGDQWSLLVLHELEGGTRRFNELLRGIGDISKQMLSRTLRRLEQDGFVRRTVFAEVPPRVDYALTELGRSFLDPMRGLVRWADTHHRRIVAARRAYEAQGDIRGDIRDGA
- a CDS encoding putative quinol monooxygenase; the encoded protein is MAGGYVILALWQARPGEAEAVASLLARVAEAVRRDEPGCRQYVAHRDAADDHRFVIYEVYDDEAAFLAHQQAPHFRALVLGDALDRLASRERRVLQPIPA
- the rsmD gene encoding 16S rRNA (guanine(966)-N(2))-methyltransferase RsmD, with the protein product MRIIAGRWRGRALQAPPGPSTRPTAERVRQALFDMLWHAPWGGRDLVEGAVVLDAFAGTGAFGLEALSRGAARATFLENDRAALAALRANLAALGAEARVLAVDARKPPRADAPCGLLFLDPPYGQDLTAAALPALERAGWVAPGAVACLELGKAEAPPALPGWDLLAERAHGAARMLVLRRGEEAAP